In the genome of Capsicum annuum cultivar UCD-10X-F1 unplaced genomic scaffold, UCD10Xv1.1 ctg25463, whole genome shotgun sequence, the window tagCGTACCGGTGACTACGTCTGGCAAGGCTTCCGTCTCCTGGAGGTTGGACAAAGCATACAGCCGATTGTGACCACTCCCAGTAACTGAGGTAGTGCCCTTTTGAGGCGGTGGTGGTACGGAAGAGTTTTCCTGAGATTTAGCACCACCAACATTCCTTCTAGCCGAAGGACAATCTCTCTAGAAGTGACCCAACTGACAACATGAATAGCATACCCGTGAACCTAGCTGACACCTCCCTGGATGATGCTTACCGCAGGTCTCACACCGCAGAAATATATAATACTGCATAGTTATGCTGCCCTGTGACTAGGTATCTTGTTCTCTAGATCCATGCTTTGTTGGAAACTCTAACGTCATTGTTCTACTATAGGTCTGGGTGCTGGGGAGCTAACTGCAGACTGAGCattaccctaattcttcttcttttgccatCTATTTCCCCAATTACCACCCTATGGCTGACTGTGGTTCTGATCCGCGGTTCTGTCTCTCTTTGTCTATCTGACCTTTTCCTTAGATTCTTctcctctacctgctgcatatggcCTGACAGTCTAGCAAATtccatatccctattcagcaTCGCCCCCTGGCATTCAAGCACTAGATCATCCGAAAGGCCgaatgcaaacttcctcattcaggTTTATCATATTACCAACCATCTCTTAAGCATAACGGAATAGTTGGTTAAACCTCAGAGTG includes:
- the LOC124890804 gene encoding uncharacterized protein LOC124890804; the encoded protein is MRKFAFGLSDDLVLECQGAMLNRDMEFARLSGHMQQVEEKNLRKRSDRQRETEPRIRTTVSHRVVIGEIDGKRRRIRRDCPSARRNVGGAKSQENSSVPPPPQKGTTSVTGSGHNRLYALSNLQETEALPDVVT